A stretch of DNA from Spirosoma endbachense:
ATTTCCTTCTCGCAGTACTTGTTGGCCTGTGCTCGTTTAGCTGTACCAAAACTCCTGTTGATTCTGACAATCCGACCCCATCAGCCGGTTTGCAGGCGATGCGGGCAAGTTTTGGTTCGTTAGCTGGCGAATGGGTACTGACTAATTATAAGAACCAACCACTGGCCCCTACTCTACAAAATCGGGCAACTCTCGTACTCAAGAAACAGACAGATGAAACCCTGGAAGCGGGTGGTCGTAGTTTTGTTAACTATTATGGTGGTTCCTTCAGTCTGGACGAGTCGAAAGGGCTGGTCATTTCCACAAACGGCCTGATTTCGACCAAGATGGCGGGTTCAGCCGAAGACATGCAGGCTGAAACGACCTACTATAACAATCTGGAAAAAGCCATCTATTTTGAACTAGCCAATACTGGCCAGCTTCTGTTGTATATTGGTCCCAAGGGTGACGCCAGCACTGAAGTCCTCTATTTCAGCAAGAAGTAATGCAGGCAGTGCGGGAAAAGACAGCGGCCTTATCTCCAGGATAAGGCCGCTGTCTTTTCCCGCACTGTTAATTTTGGCAAACCACGCTTACCGATTCGCTCTTTTCTTTTGCTCCGGTTTTTCCAGACTCTTCATTACTCTGAACTTCACAATTCTGGCAATCAGGTTTAAGGGCATTGGTTTGTCAAGCGGGAATTGGACTGATCCTTTCGCACCTTTATACAGAGAAAGTTCTTCTTTGAATGCCTCAATTCCAGTTGGTGTTGGATAAAGTCCGATGTGGTTTTTAAAGGCGGCAAAGTGAATCAGGTTCCCGTTCAGTGTGTAAGTCGGCATTGCATACTTGATCGTTTCTTCGGCTTCCGGCGCTGCGCTTTTTATTGTCTCACGAATTTGTTCCAGACTTTTTTGAATGTCGGCTGGAAACCCTGCGATATACTCGTCAATGTTGCTGGGCTTATCGGTTGTCATACGGTTCTATGGTTTAGTGCAATTTTTACATCCACTCGGCAACTATGAACTGCTCGTGTTTTTCCGGTCAATGCGGCTCCGGATGTTCCAGCACAATGGTCGCTGTTCCTGTACGTGCCCCTTTCAGCTTACGGGCCCGATCATAAGCACGAAAAACAAACGGTATAATGTCCGTTCCATCGGTCGATGGGAAAAAACCGGTCTGGCTATTCAGCGCATTGGTGAATAACACGACCGTCAGATTGCCAGGCAATTTCATCCAGGTAGTCCGCAAGCCAAAATAAGGCACTTTACTGTCATAATACCACCATCCATCATGGTAAGCCAGATCGCCCAGCGAAGTTGACGCCCGAAAACAGCCTAAATTATTCAGCAACAGCGTATCTTTATACGCAGTCGGCAGTATTGATTGGTCGGAGGAGGACAGTACACTCGCATAGAGTTTCCCTGCTTCCTGAGGTGTCAGATACCAGCCATAAGCGCCCAGCGTATTGTAAAAACTGCCGGGGTCCCAGCCTTTCCGGCCCGAATACGGGTAGTCGTAATTATAGGTAGGTCCACTCACGGGCTGACTGGGCTGAATATCGGTCAACCCGATTTTTTCAAAGATATTTTTTTGAACAAACGTTAAATAAAGCAGCTGCGTCTGTCGATCATCGGTGTCGTCGTTGCCCGTAAACACATAGCCCGTTAAGGCCGGAATCAGCAGCCTGAACAAGCCAACATTGGCGTTCTGATAGCAATACTGCCCACGATTAGCGGTCTTGACTCCCTTCGCGATCAGTTGTTTCAAACCCGAATAAATATTTTCGGTATAGCTACCATTGCGACAATCGCCCCCGAGGCCAATGATACCACTCCGGTGGTTGAACAGTTCCCGAAATGTAATCTGGTCTATGTTCTCCCCTTTCGGCCAGGATTGCGGGAGGTATTTCACAATTTTATCCGTCGTTTTAATGCCTTTCTGAGCGGCCAACTGCGTAAAAGCCATAGCCGCAATTGTTTTGCTCATGCTGGCAATGTGCATTTTCGTATCGATCGTATACGGCTTCTCGCCCTGGGCATCAACTGTGCGTGACTTTAGGCCGCCACTACCTGACGCTTTAAATTCGTTGCCTTCGTAGATAACGAAGCCATACCCCAGATTCCGGTTCTGGAGCGAATCGGTTAAGGTGCGGGCAAACAAGTCGGTCAGTACTACAGGGGCCGGTACGGGGTCAGCATTACGTTTACAGCCATAAGCAACCAGCACGATTAAAATCATGCTTATGAAAACGCGGGGCACTAAATAGTAAACTCTCATTGCGTTTCAGATATGTTTCGATACACCATCTGTGTTTTCGGAAACGACTCTATTTGGGCAGGAAAACATTCACGGCTGGATGCATGGTGTAGAGTCGGTATCGCTGGCCGTCATTGACCAGAATTCCGCTCGATTTATTGCCGCCGACCAGTGGGTTCCCCGAATATTTTTTCCAGTGAATCAGATCTTTCGACACTGCAACATTAGTCGTCCATTCGCGCCAGTCCGCAAACGCCGATGCATGGTAATAAGCATAATACAATCCTTTATGGCGAATTACCTGATTCATGGCAACCGCATATCGATCATAGTCGCCGGGGCCTTTCGCCAATACGGGCTCATCCTGCACATTCGTCCAAACCTTCAGATCTTTTGACGTGGCCAGCCAAACTGCCTGATCTTTCCGTTCGTAAAACAGGTACCACACATCGCCTTCTTTCCAGGCCGCTGGGGTTCCATAAGGGCCTTTACTCAGCGGCTGGCCATTGGTGTTTCGAATGTTGAGCGGCCCTTGCTCTTTCCAGTTGACGCGATCTGTTGATGTCAGTAAATGCGCAATGTCATCCTTACCTTCAGCAAACATATAGTATGTTTCACCAGCTTTGACCACCATCATATCTTCGACCCAATCTGACTTAAAAATTGGGTTATTCTTCGATCGTACCCAGGTCAGACCATCCGCCGAAGTCGCATAGCCGAGGTATTTCGTTTTATCGCCATTTTCCCGGTAGCCCGTATACCACAGATGATAGGTATCTCCCTCATGCAGAATATACCCGCGTTCGCGAATTTTCTGATCCCAGGTATCTTCGCCCGTGCCCGCAAAAATTGGATTGCTTTTATAAGGCATGAATGAAACCAGTTCTGCCGGGAACTCGTCGTCGGCATGCGTGCCGGATTGATTCTGATCAGAAGCTATCCACCCACAGAACAGGAATACCAAAAAAAGCAGGAGTATCAGTCTAGTGTCAGGTAGTCGTTTTTGCATGAGTTGTTGCGCATTTATCGATTCAGGTTCAGATAAAGTTCTTCTACTTTCTGACGCGCCCAGGGCGTTTTGCGCAAAAAAGTCAGGCTGGATTTCACACTTGGGTTATCGGTAAAGCAGCGGATGTTAATCCGGTCGCCCAGCCGCTGCCAGCCATAATAATCCACCAGTTCATTGAGGATTGTTTCGAGCGTTTTGCCGTGCAACGGGTTGTTGGGCTGGGTGTCTTGCATACTTGTTCGATTGATGGTTTTGGCGTCTTTAGTCGGCAGTAAACAGTATGTTCGCCAGACAATGTCAATAAATTGTCAACTCAGGACTACCTGTTTTGCTTACGGCAAGTTATTGATTTTAGGCTTAGAAACGGTAGTGTTTGAGCTTATCTTGGTTTCATGATACCCGATCAATTCACACTTAACGTAAAATCCTGAATCACGTTTTTATTAGTGAACTATATTTGAGACTTCCAATCAATAATCAACGTAATTCATGGAGTATAGGCAATTAGGGGCTTCTGGTTTAAGAGTACCCGTTTTAAGCTTTGGCACTGGCACGTTTGGGGGTGGTACAAAATTTTTCAAAGCCTGGGGCAGCACACAGGTTGAGGAGGCAAGTCGAATGGTCAATCTCTGCCTCGATGCTGGTGTGAACCTGTTCGATACCGCCGATGTCTATTCCAACGGTATATCGGAGGAAATTCTGGGAAAAGCCCTCACGGGTCTGCGTGACAAGGTGATTCTTTCGACCAAGGCAACGTTCCCGATGAGTGCCGAAACGAACAATATGGGTTCGTCACGCTACCATCTTATCAAATCCTGCGAAGACAGCCTTCGTCGGTTAAATACCGATCACATCGATATCTACCACATGCACGGCTTCGACGGGCTCACTCCGGTTGAAGAAACGCTGCATACTTTGAATACCCTGGTTCAAAGCGGAAAGGTGCGCTACATTGCCTGCTCTAATTTTTCGGGCTGGCATTTGATGAAGTCGCTGGCGATCTCCGAAAAATATGGCTGGGCACGCTATATAGGCCACCAGGCTTACTATTCGCTCGTTAGCCGTGAATATGAATGGGAGCTTATGCCACTAGCCCTCGATCAAAACGTGGGTACGCTTGTCTGGAGCCCCCTATCGGCGGGTCGGTTAAGTGGTAAATATCGCCGGAATCAGCCAATACCCGAAGATGCCCGCATTGCTCAGGGTGGTGGTGAAGGCCCTCCGATTCCAGACGATTTTTTTTATGGGATCATTGATACACTGGACGAACTTGCGGCTGAAACCGAAAAATCAGTAACCCAGGTAGCATTGAACTGGCTCTTGCAGCGCCCTACGGTTTCAACCCTGGTTGTCGGTGCCCGGAATGAGGAACAACTGACTCAGAACCTGGGGGCAATAGGCTGGCATTTAACGAAAGAACAGGTTGCCCGACTCGATGCTGCCAGCCACCGGGACCCTATTTATCCATACTGGCATCAACGCGCCGTATCCTCGCAAATTAATCCGCCACCTGTCTGGTAAATTCAGTTTGCAGTCTTCAGTAGGCAGTGGGCAGTGCCTACTGAAGACCGCAAACTGCTTACTGAAGACTGCAAACTAAAAAAAACATGCCGGTTGTTTATAAAAAACGTTTGGGCTTATTCCGCGACCCGGCGGTTCAGCAGGAATTGCAAACGTTAGACCCAGTCCGCGACCACCAGCGCATGGTTCATCTGCTGACGGCTTATGAATTTCCGTTCGACATTACCCGCGCGCTCGAACTGGCGCTTTTTCATACCTATGCCAGTCCGCGCGTATCGGGCTTGCTGGCTCGCACGGGCGAATTCGAGCGGCATGGACAAAAACGGTACGACGACACGAGTCGCCTGATTTCGGAATTTATGGAGTCGGGTTATGGGAGCGAAAAAGGGCAACGAGCCATTGCCCACATGAACCTGATTCATGGGCATTACCGCATCGACAACGCTGACTTTTTGTTTGTGCTGGCCACGTTTGTTTTTTATCCGATTGACTGGCTCAATCAATATGGCTGGCGAAAACTGACCGCCACCGAGGAACTGGCTCTGTTCTATTTTTTCCGGGAGGTTGGCCGCCAGATGAATCTGAATAACCTACCCGAAACACCAGCCGAGATGAGGGCGTTTACCGATGCCTACGAAGCTCAGTATTTTCGATACACGGAAAGTAACCGACGGATTGCCGACTCGACCGTGAAGATTGTGCAGGGGTGGTTTCCCGGTCTTTTACATGCCCTGGTACAGCCAACCTTTTCGGCCTTGATTAACGACAAATTACGACTGGCTTTTGGCTATAAACAACCCTCTGGCTGGTTTACCGGCTTAATCAGGGGGGCTTTATGGATTCGTAAATTGCCCTTACGATGGATTACATTCAAACCTTACCCATCGCTGATCGAGAAAACGTCGTTTCGCTACTACCCCGCTGGACCGCCAGAGATCGAAGCCGTCGGACCAGAAGAGATTATCAGGAAAATCAAGTAATGTAGCCGTTTCATCGTAATCGCCGGATACTGCTATTTTTCGAGATAACCATTCTGCATTATTTAGAAACGGCTTCGTTTCTTTGCTGAAAGCTTTGCCTTATATGCTCTCGTTACAACACGAAATTTTTCTGGAAGTCGCCCGCCTGCTTAGCTTTACCAAAGCCAGCCAGATCTTATTTTTGAGCCAATCGGCCATTAGTAAACACATAAAAGCCCTGGAAGCGTTTTATAAAACGGCATTATTCGAACGCCATGGCAACACCATCAGTCTTACGCAGGCGGGTCAGCTATTATACCAGAAAGGACTGGAAGCCAGTCAGTTAAAAACTGAATTACACCAGCAACTACAGCAACTCAGCGCTAGTTTTTTACCCACAACCCGGCTGGCTGTAGGGTCCAGCACCACTATTAGCCTGTATGTATTGCCTCCTGTTCTGTCGGCCTATCTGCGTCAGCATCCCAACATGCAGATTCAGGTGCTGAACCGCAATTCAAGCAATATCCAGAAAGCATTGCTCGATCATGAAATCGATGTTGGTATCGTTGAAACCTTAACGCAGGTTAACACACTGACGTACACCCCTTTTATCACCGATCAGGTGCTTGCCGTCTGCTCCCGAAACAGCCCACTTCGTAACAGAACGCTACGCATTGACGAAATTCCTCAGCTTCCCTTAGCCGTTCGTGAGCAAGGTTCAGGTACGCTGGCCGTCGTTGAAGACACATTGCAGAAACAGGGAATTCGACCTGCCGATTTACGGATTCTCATACGACTTGGCGGCACCGAAGCCCTTAAAAATTTCGTACTGGCCGACACCTGCCTGGCTTTTCTGCCGAAGCGGGCCATTCTGAAAGAACTGGCTTCCGGCGAGTTAGTTGAGGTGCCTGTTGAGAACCTGTCCATTGAGCGTACGTTCCAGTTTATCCAGCGCAAGGGTACCGAAAACAATCAGTTAGTGAACGCATTCATTCGGTATACCCGACGCTACTATTCAGAAATGGAATAACTCATATCAAAACGTCGTTTGCGCTAAACGCTTCGGTCGGACAACTTGCAAAAAAGTTAACCGGCCATGGATACAGCCATCTCTTCATCACTACTTCAATCGCTGCAC
This window harbors:
- a CDS encoding META domain-containing protein; protein product: MLKATRHFLLAVLVGLCSFSCTKTPVDSDNPTPSAGLQAMRASFGSLAGEWVLTNYKNQPLAPTLQNRATLVLKKQTDETLEAGGRSFVNYYGGSFSLDESKGLVISTNGLISTKMAGSAEDMQAETTYYNNLEKAIYFELANTGQLLLYIGPKGDASTEVLYFSKK
- a CDS encoding iron chaperone, translating into MTTDKPSNIDEYIAGFPADIQKSLEQIRETIKSAAPEAEETIKYAMPTYTLNGNLIHFAAFKNHIGLYPTPTGIEAFKEELSLYKGAKGSVQFPLDKPMPLNLIARIVKFRVMKSLEKPEQKKRANR
- a CDS encoding serine hydrolase domain-containing protein, whose translation is MRVYYLVPRVFISMILIVLVAYGCKRNADPVPAPVVLTDLFARTLTDSLQNRNLGYGFVIYEGNEFKASGSGGLKSRTVDAQGEKPYTIDTKMHIASMSKTIAAMAFTQLAAQKGIKTTDKIVKYLPQSWPKGENIDQITFRELFNHRSGIIGLGGDCRNGSYTENIYSGLKQLIAKGVKTANRGQYCYQNANVGLFRLLIPALTGYVFTGNDDTDDRQTQLLYLTFVQKNIFEKIGLTDIQPSQPVSGPTYNYDYPYSGRKGWDPGSFYNTLGAYGWYLTPQEAGKLYASVLSSSDQSILPTAYKDTLLLNNLGCFRASTSLGDLAYHDGWWYYDSKVPYFGLRTTWMKLPGNLTVVLFTNALNSQTGFFPSTDGTDIIPFVFRAYDRARKLKGARTGTATIVLEHPEPH
- a CDS encoding glycoside hydrolase family protein; amino-acid sequence: MQKRLPDTRLILLLFLVFLFCGWIASDQNQSGTHADDEFPAELVSFMPYKSNPIFAGTGEDTWDQKIRERGYILHEGDTYHLWYTGYRENGDKTKYLGYATSADGLTWVRSKNNPIFKSDWVEDMMVVKAGETYYMFAEGKDDIAHLLTSTDRVNWKEQGPLNIRNTNGQPLSKGPYGTPAAWKEGDVWYLFYERKDQAVWLATSKDLKVWTNVQDEPVLAKGPGDYDRYAVAMNQVIRHKGLYYAYYHASAFADWREWTTNVAVSKDLIHWKKYSGNPLVGGNKSSGILVNDGQRYRLYTMHPAVNVFLPK
- a CDS encoding VF530 family protein is translated as MQDTQPNNPLHGKTLETILNELVDYYGWQRLGDRINIRCFTDNPSVKSSLTFLRKTPWARQKVEELYLNLNR
- a CDS encoding aldo/keto reductase, coding for MEYRQLGASGLRVPVLSFGTGTFGGGTKFFKAWGSTQVEEASRMVNLCLDAGVNLFDTADVYSNGISEEILGKALTGLRDKVILSTKATFPMSAETNNMGSSRYHLIKSCEDSLRRLNTDHIDIYHMHGFDGLTPVEETLHTLNTLVQSGKVRYIACSNFSGWHLMKSLAISEKYGWARYIGHQAYYSLVSREYEWELMPLALDQNVGTLVWSPLSAGRLSGKYRRNQPIPEDARIAQGGGEGPPIPDDFFYGIIDTLDELAAETEKSVTQVALNWLLQRPTVSTLVVGARNEEQLTQNLGAIGWHLTKEQVARLDAASHRDPIYPYWHQRAVSSQINPPPVW
- a CDS encoding oxygenase MpaB family protein, giving the protein MPVVYKKRLGLFRDPAVQQELQTLDPVRDHQRMVHLLTAYEFPFDITRALELALFHTYASPRVSGLLARTGEFERHGQKRYDDTSRLISEFMESGYGSEKGQRAIAHMNLIHGHYRIDNADFLFVLATFVFYPIDWLNQYGWRKLTATEELALFYFFREVGRQMNLNNLPETPAEMRAFTDAYEAQYFRYTESNRRIADSTVKIVQGWFPGLLHALVQPTFSALINDKLRLAFGYKQPSGWFTGLIRGALWIRKLPLRWITFKPYPSLIEKTSFRYYPAGPPEIEAVGPEEIIRKIK
- a CDS encoding LysR family transcriptional regulator, which codes for MLSLQHEIFLEVARLLSFTKASQILFLSQSAISKHIKALEAFYKTALFERHGNTISLTQAGQLLYQKGLEASQLKTELHQQLQQLSASFLPTTRLAVGSSTTISLYVLPPVLSAYLRQHPNMQIQVLNRNSSNIQKALLDHEIDVGIVETLTQVNTLTYTPFITDQVLAVCSRNSPLRNRTLRIDEIPQLPLAVREQGSGTLAVVEDTLQKQGIRPADLRILIRLGGTEALKNFVLADTCLAFLPKRAILKELASGELVEVPVENLSIERTFQFIQRKGTENNQLVNAFIRYTRRYYSEME